One part of the Desulfonema ishimotonii genome encodes these proteins:
- a CDS encoding hybrid sensor histidine kinase/response regulator: MQKKSSSEQLEQKIRALEETLAANKAELDELRNKKLLFEQIIERTPLSLVIFDRQLRYLGYAKKYLEDYGITATDLLGRHHYEVFPDIPAEWKKDHLKCLAGQSIGPQEERITRAGGKQLWVKRELIPWRNNVGEIGGGIVFNEVITRRKEEQITLRKRVRKFRLLAEHSPLSIVIIQDGLFAYSNKATYSLFEYTPEEIAAWEPDDLARVIHPEDREFVIGKMDRTVTKIPEDKRTHAPYRIISKSGIVKWVRQYSRPVVYQGRPANMATLIDITERIEALEALGKSEARHRAFSDVTFEAIFISEKGVCMETNRAATEMFGYTYDELLGIFGTDVIAEESREIVRRNMLSGYEKPYEIIAQRKDGTKFHAEIRGKIADYKNRSVRITVVRDIDQERKALQALRESEQRYRELVESISDALYAASPEGTIIYIASTINDILGFSASEIIGRNYLDFVDETDKARIRKEFANRQRGIGIRESKEYRLLDKSGKACWVRMSTTPVIKDGQVVELRGVLSDIRKQKQTEEEKKQLEVRLERAKRMEALGTLAGSVAHDLNNILSGVVSYPELLLMDIPEDSPLRKPIQTIRKSGEKAAAIVQDLLTLARQSVIAPKPVNMNQLIVEYLKSPEAEKLRIEHPDVSFHTNLAPDLFNISGSPFHLFKVIMNLAHNGAEAIPEKGELGIRTRNFYMEKPLRGTANWREGEYIEIAVTDSGVGIAPENVERIFEPFYTRKKMGRSGTGLGMTVVWGTVRDHSGYIDVDSTPGRGTSVKVYLPACHRKIKNSPAPASVSSLMGRGESILVVDDMKEQREIVSKILTRLGYTVKAVPSGETAVEYLKNHSADLIVMDMIMKDGMDGLETYRKIIEINPDQRAIISSGFSKTERVKEAQKLGVGTYVRKPYTMEKIGIAILNELRKPFSERT; this comes from the coding sequence ATGCAAAAAAAATCCTCATCTGAACAACTGGAACAAAAAATACGGGCACTGGAGGAGACTCTTGCAGCAAATAAAGCTGAACTGGATGAGCTTCGGAATAAAAAGCTGTTATTTGAACAGATAATTGAGCGGACGCCCTTATCTCTTGTCATTTTTGACAGACAACTCCGATATCTGGGGTATGCCAAAAAGTATCTGGAGGACTACGGGATCACGGCAACCGACCTTTTGGGACGGCATCATTACGAAGTATTTCCGGATATACCGGCGGAATGGAAAAAAGATCATCTCAAATGCCTGGCAGGCCAGAGCATCGGCCCGCAGGAAGAGCGGATAACAAGGGCTGGCGGAAAGCAGCTATGGGTTAAAAGAGAGCTGATCCCCTGGCGAAACAATGTCGGGGAAATCGGGGGAGGAATTGTTTTCAACGAAGTGATTACCCGAAGAAAAGAGGAGCAGATTACGCTTCGGAAACGTGTGCGGAAATTTCGTCTGCTGGCCGAACATTCCCCCCTGAGTATTGTGATTATCCAGGACGGCCTGTTTGCTTATTCCAATAAAGCGACATATTCGCTTTTTGAATACACACCTGAAGAAATTGCCGCCTGGGAACCGGATGATCTGGCCCGGGTGATCCATCCTGAAGATCGCGAGTTTGTCATCGGGAAAATGGACAGGACGGTCACCAAAATACCCGAAGACAAGCGGACACATGCGCCCTACCGGATTATCTCCAAATCCGGGATCGTCAAATGGGTACGGCAGTATTCCCGACCGGTTGTCTACCAGGGCCGGCCGGCAAACATGGCAACGCTCATTGATATCACCGAGCGCATTGAGGCCCTGGAGGCGTTAGGGAAAAGCGAGGCCCGTCACCGGGCGTTTTCAGATGTCACCTTTGAAGCTATTTTTATCTCCGAAAAAGGCGTTTGTATGGAAACCAACCGGGCAGCGACCGAGATGTTCGGTTACACCTATGATGAGCTGCTCGGCATCTTCGGAACCGATGTGATTGCCGAGGAATCCAGGGAGATCGTTCGGCGGAATATGCTTTCCGGGTATGAAAAGCCCTATGAAATCATTGCCCAGAGAAAGGACGGGACCAAATTTCATGCCGAAATCCGGGGCAAAATAGCGGATTACAAGAACCGGAGTGTGCGGATTACGGTAGTCCGGGATATTGACCAGGAACGAAAGGCCTTGCAGGCCCTTCGGGAAAGTGAGCAAAGGTACCGCGAACTGGTGGAGAGCATCAGCGATGCACTCTACGCCGCGTCGCCGGAGGGCACTATCATCTATATTGCTTCGACTATCAATGACATACTGGGCTTTTCGGCATCTGAAATCATCGGCAGAAATTATCTGGATTTTGTGGATGAGACGGATAAGGCCCGCATCCGCAAGGAGTTTGCTAACCGGCAACGCGGAATAGGAATAAGGGAATCCAAGGAATACCGCCTTCTGGATAAAAGCGGAAAAGCGTGCTGGGTCCGCATGTCAACCACCCCTGTCATAAAAGACGGGCAGGTGGTTGAGCTGCGGGGCGTCTTAAGCGATATCCGGAAGCAAAAACAGACTGAGGAAGAAAAAAAACAGCTTGAGGTGCGACTCGAGCGGGCCAAACGCATGGAGGCACTGGGGACTCTGGCCGGAAGCGTTGCCCATGACCTCAATAACATCCTTTCCGGCGTTGTAAGCTATCCGGAACTGCTGCTGATGGATATTCCCGAAGACAGTCCGCTGAGAAAACCAATCCAGACCATCAGAAAATCCGGGGAAAAGGCGGCGGCCATTGTCCAGGATTTGCTGACGCTGGCCCGGCAGAGCGTTATCGCCCCGAAGCCGGTGAACATGAACCAGCTTATCGTCGAATACCTGAAAAGCCCGGAGGCGGAGAAACTCAGAATCGAACATCCCGACGTGTCTTTTCACACGAATCTCGCCCCGGACCTGTTCAATATTTCAGGCTCTCCCTTTCATCTGTTCAAGGTGATTATGAATCTGGCCCATAACGGCGCCGAGGCCATACCGGAAAAGGGTGAACTCGGAATTCGGACCCGGAACTTTTATATGGAAAAGCCGCTCCGGGGGACCGCGAACTGGCGTGAAGGGGAATATATTGAGATTGCCGTGACCGATTCCGGCGTGGGGATCGCGCCGGAAAATGTGGAACGGATATTTGAGCCATTTTATACCCGGAAAAAAATGGGGCGGAGCGGCACCGGTCTCGGCATGACCGTTGTGTGGGGAACAGTCAGGGATCACAGCGGCTATATTGACGTGGACAGCACGCCGGGCCGGGGCACGTCGGTCAAAGTGTATCTGCCCGCATGCCACAGAAAAATCAAAAACAGCCCGGCCCCCGCTTCTGTCAGCAGCCTCATGGGACGCGGCGAGTCAATTCTGGTTGTGGACGATATGAAAGAACAGCGGGAGATCGTTTCAAAAATACTGACCCGCCTGGGATATACCGTCAAGGCAGTGCCCAGCGGCGAGACGGCTGTTGAATATCTGAAGAACCACTCCGCCGACCTGATTGTTATGGATATGATTATGAAGGACGGAATGGACGGGCTGGAAACCTATCGGAAAATTATAGAAATAAATCCCGATCAGCGGGCCATTATTTCCAGCGGCTTTTCCAAAACCGAACGGGTGAAGGAAGCGCAGAAGCTCGGCGTCGGAACCTATGTCCGAAAGCCCTATACTATGGAAAAAATCGGTATAGCCATTCTGAATGAACTCAGAAAACCATTTTCGGAGAGGACATAG
- a CDS encoding tetratricopeptide repeat protein: MDVENVRVYLNGEIEGLAHPDRPLVREFIPTGKITVTVRADGLPVQSDTARIRAAQRTDVRFGLRAHSPGIRKLTAQGDVRFEKGRYLSPEGRSAFDAYRKVLAADPGNTHARSRILKIMAHFRQAGDRAYRQKDYAGAGKSYRHYRAVAEYAAATFGDSSTKAGLQAVRQRLVTLDHLNRPPEDLLKDGDRYFKRQRYLLPENENAFEMYRAVLESDPSDPHARQRIYEMIQIYHRLTEDAEARDFIRARTYYQNYLFLLKYVNIRFGDQGVSEEMTRVRDRIQRLGTDTRSAEQLVKKGDMYFIAQKFTTPPGKNAFVFYKAALDKNPTRADARKRLREILRRYARWGYQAYDEGDHQAAIRFYRQYLMVEQFLSELRKKEVMRAETDRIEARMIRLESVTALLQEGREHLRTIHICAPGKVRSAFAVYEKALALHPQNRRAGADLRELMRHCLERACEADGAGDYPTAAAAFRQYLPIAKYALHLTGDPNIKREVRKAEGTLKDLEGRMQSAELDRLKQRLSHEFKAYRELRSQENGGENVAGQVVPVLRDIVGTLTALESLYYQLSGKRPDISDKISYIRQVRKGLETEIGARAEKAF, from the coding sequence GTGGATGTTGAAAATGTCAGGGTTTACCTGAACGGCGAGATCGAAGGTCTGGCCCACCCGGACCGCCCCCTGGTCCGCGAGTTTATCCCGACCGGGAAAATCACGGTCACGGTAAGGGCCGACGGGCTTCCGGTGCAGTCTGACACCGCACGCATCCGGGCCGCACAGCGCACCGATGTGCGCTTCGGCCTGCGCGCCCATTCTCCCGGCATCCGGAAACTGACAGCGCAGGGCGACGTCCGCTTTGAAAAGGGCCGGTATCTCTCCCCGGAAGGCCGGAGTGCCTTTGACGCCTACCGGAAGGTACTGGCGGCCGACCCTGGCAATACCCACGCCCGCAGCAGAATTCTGAAAATAATGGCCCACTTCAGACAGGCCGGGGACCGGGCATACCGGCAAAAGGATTATGCCGGTGCCGGGAAATCTTACAGGCATTACCGGGCCGTGGCGGAATATGCGGCAGCCACCTTCGGGGACAGTAGCACAAAGGCCGGACTTCAGGCGGTGCGGCAGCGACTGGTGACCCTGGATCACCTGAACCGTCCCCCTGAGGATCTGTTGAAAGACGGAGACCGGTATTTTAAGCGACAGCGCTATCTGCTCCCCGAAAATGAAAACGCCTTTGAGATGTACAGGGCCGTCCTGGAATCTGATCCGTCCGATCCGCACGCCCGGCAGCGGATTTACGAGATGATACAGATCTACCACCGGCTGACGGAGGATGCCGAAGCGCGGGATTTTATCCGCGCCAGGACCTATTATCAGAACTATCTTTTTTTGTTGAAATACGTGAACATCCGGTTCGGGGATCAGGGCGTATCCGAGGAGATGACGCGCGTCCGGGATCGTATTCAACGGCTGGGGACCGATACCCGGTCGGCGGAACAGCTGGTTAAAAAAGGGGATATGTATTTCATTGCACAGAAGTTCACAACGCCGCCGGGGAAAAATGCCTTTGTGTTTTACAAAGCCGCCCTCGACAAAAATCCCACCCGGGCCGATGCCCGGAAAAGGCTCCGGGAAATCCTGCGCCGCTACGCCCGGTGGGGATATCAGGCCTATGATGAGGGCGATCATCAGGCCGCCATCCGCTTTTACCGGCAATACCTCATGGTTGAACAATTTCTTTCGGAATTGCGGAAAAAAGAGGTGATGCGGGCGGAGACCGACCGCATAGAGGCTCGCATGATCCGCCTTGAGTCGGTGACGGCGCTGTTACAGGAGGGCCGGGAACATCTTCGGACGATTCATATCTGTGCCCCGGGAAAAGTCCGTTCTGCCTTTGCTGTCTACGAGAAGGCCCTGGCGCTACACCCTCAGAACCGGCGGGCGGGGGCAGACCTCCGGGAGCTGATGCGCCATTGCCTTGAGCGGGCCTGTGAGGCCGACGGGGCAGGGGATTACCCAACGGCTGCTGCCGCATTCCGGCAATATCTGCCCATTGCAAAATATGCGTTGCATCTGACCGGTGATCCGAATATAAAACGGGAGGTCCGAAAGGCCGAAGGCACACTGAAAGACTTGGAAGGTCGGATGCAGTCGGCGGAGCTGGACCGTTTGAAGCAGCGGCTTTCACACGAATTCAAGGCCTACCGCGAACTTCGCAGCCAGGAAAACGGGGGGGAAAATGTGGCGGGGCAGGTGGTTCCCGTCCTCCGGGATATCGTCGGCACCCTCACCGCCCTGGAAAGCCTGTACTATCAGCTGTCCGGGAAGCGACCGGATATATCGGACAAAATCAGCTATATCCGGCAGGTGCGGAAGGGACTGGAAACGGAAATCGGGGCACGGGCTGAAAAGGCCTTTTAA